The genomic window TTTACTGAAAAACAGAAATTTTTAGATATAAAATAGAAATAATTAGAAAATTAAACCAAAAATTGAAAAAAATTTGATGCAATCAAACAATAAAAGATATTAGAATAAAATAAATTATAAATTGTGCCTGTATTTATAACTCAAAAATTAATTAAAAAACAAATCCAAGTATTTTAAATTTTAGTGATTATTTTTTTTAAATTCAGCCAGATTAAATCTTGTGAAATATTTCAGTTCTTTATAGTTTTATCCAAAATAACTATACTATGAAAAAAAGTTTTTATTGATTGATAATTTTTGGAAAGTTTTTGAATGTGTTTTAGTGTTTTTGAAACAACAAAAGGATGTAAAGACAATGAAGAAGCAATATCTTTAGAAGAGCTAGATACATTGTTATAATAATCAATAATATATATACTAACTCTTGCAGACCAAGCTAGCATTCACAAAATCTGCATAGAATCAGCTCAATCTTTTTGAGATTTTTCTAGTAAGTTTAATGCTTTATTTTTATCAGAAAAAAGGTGATCCAAAATCAAAAAAGAATTTATATGTCATCCAGCAAAACAAATTTCACGAATTAGCATAGAATCTATTTTTTTATTGTTATTTTTTACATAACTTTTTAGTTTTTTTATTTCGTTTTCTATCATGTACATATCAACTCATACTATTTCAACAAATTCTATAATTTCTTTTTCAGACTCAAAAACATCCATATAATTATCTTTGATAAAATTTACTACATCTTTTTCTTTCATTTTATTAAAAGATTTTATAGAAATGTTGTTTTTCAAAAATTTATAAAACTTTGTTCTTTTATCAGGCTGTAAACTTACAAAAACTACAAAAACATCATCATCAATTTCATAAAACTTATTTTGAAATACTTCCTCAAAGTCTGAAATTTTTTTTGAAGTTATTTTGTTTGAACCAAAAGAATCTTTTGGAACACCATATATAAAAACAAGTTTTTTTTGAGAAAACAATCATCAAGAAAATATTGTATTAATTATTTCATCAGAATCAAACTCATCAGATTTAAATTGAAAAATATTTTCTTTTCCATGTTTATTAGCAAATCATTGTTTTCGTTTATCTATTTCTTTATTAAGAAAATAGGATTCATCTCATGTAAAAAGTTGAATATTTTTTTTCATAAAACTTGAAAGCTATTAATTAAAATTATATTTATATATATCTAACCTATTTTTAAAATTTTTCAAGAGAAAAAAAGGTTGTATTGATAATCAATAATGACTATCTTTAAACACAACCCATTTATATTTATTAAATTCAAATATCTAGCATTTAGCACCTCCACCAGGTATATATTATTATACATATAAAATTAAAAATGTCAACTTGTGAAGATATATTTTATCATATTTCTTTTAATTTCTTAAATAAGTCTTGTTGCTCTTTTGTAAGCTTTTTTGGTAGCTTTATTTTTGGAACAACAATCATATCTCATTTTTTATTCCATATTCCAAATCATCATTGACCAAATCATTTTCAAGAAACTGATATTCTTTCTCATGGCTGAGTTCATTTTGGTATTTTTACTGTAGTTTTTCAGTCTGGATGATCTACTTCTACCTCTCATCAAAGCACAGCATCATAATATGGCACCTCTACCTCAACCACCAAATTATCTCATTCTCTTTTAAAGCCACTTCATCATTTGATATTTACTTTCACATACAAATCTCATGCTGGTCATTGATTTATTCAATAATTTCACATTCAAGGCACTTTCAAATGCTCTCAAGACCTAATTCAAGAAGGTATATCTACTTTTATTTTCTCTTCTTTAGAAGTTAATGATCTTCATCCACAATTTGTACAAGGCTTACTATCTTTTGATCACTCTCATCTACAATCTGGACAAACAGTTTGAGATTGCATTACTCAAAATGGTGTTTTTTGAGTTTGAATTACTGCTCATCTACCACCACAAGTAGAACATGTTGTTTTTTGACTTTCTTTGTCTACTCCAGTTCAATCACACACATCACAATGAACATTTCTCTTGTATTTAAATTCTTTTGAAACTCACTTATAAGCTTCTTTAAAATCTACTTCAAGACTTACAACAATATCTTCTCCTCTTCTAGGTCTTTTGGATGCTCATCTTCATCTAGAAAATCAACCTCATCAAAATATATCTCAAAACACATCACCAAATATATCTTCTACATCAAAAGTTGTTCATCACATTCATCCTCAACCAAATCATCATCACATGCCTCACATTCATCACTTCCTTACTTGATCATATTGTTGTCTTTTTTGATTGTCTGATAATATCTGATAAGCTTCATTTATTTTTTTGAATTCTTCTTGATCTCATCATCTATCTGGATGATGTTTTACTGCCAATTTTCTAAAAGCTTTTTTAATTTCATCTTCTGAAGCATTTTCATCAACACCTAAAATTTCATAATAATTTTTATTTGGATCAAAATCAAACATTAACCTCTAATTTATTTTATAAATAAAACTAAACCAATAGCACCAATAATATATTGATGCTATAAAATATTTCAAGTTTTTTTATTTTATTATCTGTCTATTATAGATTTTATTGTTTTCATCGAAATTAAACTTTTCACAAATATTAGTTTCTCAATCTAACATTCTAGGAAGCCAATATTTATCATCTTCTCGCATTTGCTCAAATGGTATATCAGAAATGTTTCGCCAACAAGGTTTAATTTCATCTGTTTCTTCAAAATCTCAATCATAGATTCAGCTATATACATATACTTTGAAATTCCAATCAGAATTAGCATCAAAGTAAAAATACAATAATCATATTTGTTGTATTTGATTTTCTTCAATACTAATCTTTGTTTCTTCATACAATTCTCTTATAGCAGCTTGAGAACATGTCTCTTGTTTTTCTATTTTTCATCATATTCAATTTCGTTTTCAGTGTCAAAAACCTCTTTTTTTCATGCCCAAAAGTATTTGATTTTTTTCATTAAATAAAAAAACTAAAGTTGCTTCTGTCATTTAAACACAAAAATTAATTATTAAATTTAATTTATCAATGTAAAGTTTTTGGTAACTAATTCAATATAAAATTAAGTATAATTCAAAAAATCCACTATAAATAAATTCTTACAGCTCACTGTTTTTTTCATTTGTAAGTAAAGGTAATATCATAATAAGTAAGATAAAATTTTTGCTTTGGATTTGGAGATTTGACAGTTTGTATATCATCTATACTGATTCATATTTTATCCATATAAACCCATCAGATTTTGACTCATTCCATATCTTCTATAAACCCATCAATTTCTTGTTGTAATCCTGAAATATAATCTTTTATTTGTCTTAATCATTTAAAATATTTCTTAAATTTTAATTGAGAAAATATAGCATTCAAAACAATATATCAAACTTTGGGAGCAACCAAACCTTCTTGGTCCATTGTATTTATGAAAAAAGGAAATTTTGAAATAGACTGTTCTTCTCTTGTTTCTTTATTGGAAATCCAATTTCTATAAGATTCCAAAAAGTCATCTTTACCAACAACCTTAGAAAAATCTCAGTTTACAAACAATACTACAAAAGGAAAATTATACCTTGATCTAAATTCTTCTTCAAAAAGCTTTTTTTCTATTCTCTCCAATTTTTTCAATGAATATCTAACTCCTTTATTGTCGTTTTTGGAAAATGTTCATCTTCAAGTATTAGTTGTTGTAAATTGGACAGGCAGTTCTTTGTATCCATCACCTCAAGAATCTATATTGTTAATACTAAACCACATATCTATCTTTTTTTCGGTATCATCTCTCATAGATGCCAAATTTAGATAAGTTGCATATATACCAAAAGCATTTCTTACTTCATTTTCAAGCCTAAATGCTATTTCACAAAAAATATTTTCAGAAAATGTTCACACATTCCTATTTTTTTGTAAATTTGGTCAGAAAGAGTGCGGGACATCCCAAGCCCCTACACT from Candidatus Absconditicoccus praedator includes these protein-coding regions:
- a CDS encoding 8-oxo-dGTP diphosphatase; the encoded protein is MTEATLVFLFNEKNQILLGMKKRGFGHGKRNGIGGKIEKQETCSQAAIRELYEETKISIEENQIQQIGLLYFYFDANSDWNFKVYVYSGIYDGDFEETDEIKPCWRNISDIPFEQMREDDKYWLPRMLDGETNICEKFNFDENNKIYNRQIIK
- the dnaJ gene encoding molecular chaperone DnaJ, with amino-acid sequence MFDFDPNKNYYEILGVDENASEDEIKKAFRKLAVKHHPDRGGDQEEFKKINEAYQILSDNQKRQQYDQVRKGGMGGMGGGFGGGGMGGTTFDVEDIFGDVFGDIFGGGGFSRGRGASKRPRRGEDIVVSLEVDFKEAYKGVSKEFKYKRNVHCDVCDGTGVDKESQKTTCSTCGGRGAVIQTQKTPFGVMQSQTVCPDCRGEGSKDSKPCTNCGGRSLTSKEEKIKVDIPSGIRSGEHLKVPGMGNYGINQGPAGDLYVKVNIKGGSGFKREGDNLVVEVEVPYYDAVLGGEVEVDHPDGKTTVKIPKGTQPGERISVSGKGFGQGGFGIWNKKGDMIVVPKIKLPKKLTKEQQDLFKKLKEIG
- the holA gene encoding DNA polymerase III subunit delta; protein product: MKKNIQLFTGDESYFLNKEIDKRKQGFANKHGKENIFQFKSDEFDSDEIINTIFSGGLFSQKKLVFIYGVPKDSFGSNKITSKKISDFEEVFQNKFYEIDDDVFVVFVSLQPDKRTKFYKFLKNNISIKSFNKMKEKDVVNFIKDNYMDVFESEKEIIEFVEIVGVDMYMIENEIKKLKSYVKNNNKKIDSMLIREICFAGGHINSFLILDHLFSDKNKALNLLEKSQKDGADSMQILGMLAWSARVSIYIIDYYNNVSSSSKDIASSLSLHPFVVSKTLKHIQKLSKNYQSIKTFFHSIVILDKTIKNGNISQDLIWLNLKKIITKI